Proteins found in one Carassius auratus strain Wakin chromosome 12, ASM336829v1, whole genome shotgun sequence genomic segment:
- the LOC113111855 gene encoding E3 ubiquitin-protein ligase TRIM39-like gives MAEQGNTLKSILKYNSMARNMPQKQSNSVGVVRWTLPEKDIQVHSSAPTSPFKNSSGFSTRSQQRQRQQSLNDLRSLDECIRFINHWKQQVAQVCKNEDDPGEGCSSQPERQIDPRTERSLQECRKLILQWASELQSVDKLSKKHPWLKDRIDEEEEKDTKEDKDQSKVVPKITDWAKEIQSVSESSGLLGDELARLLSLLGLKKKKLVSLMPLLEFITLSLLKEDSKGMVPHLWLSTKQRTWKAGMPRYIPNSVWNWIVSAGADVTLDPMTNQAWLQLSDDHKKVQEGLAEASLPYSPQRFDSLPCVLGWEGYMSGRHYWEVEFANNGYWKVGVTTASSKRHGRFPMNPSTGYWVLWRSTRQFFACTNPETALPLLLVPPRMGIYIDYEEGQISFYNAENKSHIYTFTGHFREKLYPFFALLDGRGVISVWSPKQHSRF, from the exons ATGG CTGAACAGGGAAACACCCTGAAGAGCATCCTGAAGTACAACAGTATGGCACGTAACA TGCCCCAGAAGCAGAGTAACTCTGTTGGGGTTGTGCGCTGGACACTACCAGAGAAAGATATTCAGGTCCACAGTTCTGCACCCACCAGTCCCTTCAAGAACAGTAGCGGGTTTTCTACCCGTTCACAG CAAAGGCAACGTCAGCAAAGCCTAAATGATCTCCGCAGTTTGGATGAGTGCATCAGATTCATAAACCACTGGAAGCAACAGGTGGCACAAGTTTGCAAG AATGAGGATGATCCTGGTGAAGGGTGCAGCAGTCAGCCAGAGAGGCAGATAGACCCCAGGACTGAGCGCAGTCTTCAAGAGTGTCGCAAGCTTATTCTGCAGTGGGCCAGTGAACTTCAAAGTGTAGACAAG CTGTCCAAAAAGCATCCATGGTTGAAGGACAGGATTGATGAAGAGGAGGAAAAGGACACAAAGGAGGATAAAGATCAGAGCAAGGTGGTGCCGAAGATCACAGACTGGGCCAAAGAGATACAGAGTGTGTCAGAG AGCTCTGGATTGCTGGGAGATGAACTGGCACGGCTGTTGAGTCTCCTgggactgaagaagaagaagctggTTTCCCTCATGCCACTGCTGGAGTTCATCACTTTGAGTTTGCTGAAAGAAGACAGCAAG ggcATGGTTCCTCATCTGTGGCTTTCAACTAAGCAACGCACCTGGAAAGCTG gcaTGCCACGATACATCCCTAATTCAG tctggAACTGGATTGTCAGTGCAGGAG CTGATGTGACTCTTGATCCCATGACCAACCAAGCTTGGCTGCAGCTCTCTGATGACCACAAGAAAGTTCAGGAGGGCCTAGCAGAGGCCAGTCTGCCTTACAGCCCTCAGCGATTTGACAGCTTGCCCTGCGTCCTAGGCTGGGAGGGCTACATGAGTGGACGTCATTACTGGGAAGTGGAATTTGCAAACAATGGTTATTGGAAAGTTGGAGTGACAACTGCGTCCTCAAAGCGGCATGGCCGCTTTCCAATGAATCCCTCAACTGGTTATTGGGTCCTGTGGCGTAGCACACGTCAGTTTTTCGCATGCACCAATCCCGAAACAGCACTGCCACTGCTGCTTGTGCCCCCAAGGATGGGAATATACATCGATTACGAGGAGGGGCAGATTTCCTTCTACAATGCAGAGAACAAATCACACATCTACACCTTTACGGGACACTTTCGTGAGAAGCTGTACCCTTTCTTTGCCCTGCTTGATGGCAGGGGAGTTATAAGCGTATGGTCTCCTAAACAGCACAGCCGCTTTTAA
- the LOC113111857 gene encoding macrophage-capping protein-like translates to MLPFQAAPGQFKDEIRQPGLRCWRVEKMKAVPLAQAEVGAFFNGDSYLVLDNRGDQGADLHMWIGEKSSRDEQVACAMLATQLDNFLGGDPVQHRQVQGYESPEFMNLFPRGVSYKEGGVESGFRKTQSGSGPVQRLYQIKGKRNIRAKEVDLSWQSFNKGDCFILDLGETIVSWIGSQANIFEKQKVREIAALIRDTERHGKAQITNINEGEETQEMLQVLGAMPELKESTPEEDSQADASNSASLYKVSDATGSMKLTKVSEKSPFAKDLLVRDDCFILDNGANGKIFVWKGSGANADEKRAALKMADDFIQQMNYPKMKTQVEILPQGRETIIFKQFFQNWN, encoded by the exons ATGCTCCCATTCCAGGCCGCTCCAGGACAGTTTAAAGATGAGATCAGACAGCCGGGACTGAGATGTTGGCGAGTAGAGAAGATGAAGGCTGTTCCTCTGGCCCAAGCTGAGGTGGGGGCTTTCTTCAATGGTGACTCCTACCTTGTGCTGGATAACCGGGGGGACCAGGGAGCAGACCTCCACATGTGGATTG GAGAGAAATCCTCTCGTGATGAGCAGGTAGCTTGTGCAATGCTGGCTACACAGCTGGATAACTTCCTGGGTGGAGATCCGGTCCAGCACCGGCAAGTTCAAGGCTATGAGTCCCCAGAGTTCATGAACCTCTTCCCCCGAGGTGTCAGCTATAAG GAGGGAGGTGTGGAGTCTGGCTTCAGAAAAACACAGTCTGGATCTGGACCCGTTCAGAGGTTATACCAAATCAAAGGGAAACGTAACATAAGAGCCAAAGAAGTGGATTTGAGCTGGCAGAGCTTTAACAAAGGAGACTGCTTTATACTTGACCTGGGCGAG ACGATTGTGTCATGGATTGGATCTCAGGCAAACATCTTTGAGAAGCAGAAGGTGAGGGAGATCGCCGCTCTGATCAGAGACACTGAAAGACACGGCAAAGCCCAGATCACTAACATCAACGAGGGAGAGGAGACACAGGAGATGCTACAG GTACTTGGTGCAATGCCAGAGCTGAAAGAAAGCACTCCAGAGGAGGACAGCCAAGCAGATGCATCCAATTCTGCCTCCCTCTACAAG GTTTCGGATGCAACCGGGTCGATGAAGTTGACCAAGGTGTCAGAGAAAAGTCCATTTGCCAAGGACTTGCTGGTACGTGATGACTGCTTTATCCTGGACAATGGGGCCAATGGAAAAATCTTTGTTTGGAAAG gaAGTGGAGCCAATGCAGACGAGAAGAGGGCTGCTCTGAAAATGGCAGACGACTTCATCCAGCAAATGAATTACCCCAAGATGAAAACACAG GTGGAGATTTTGCCACAGGGCAGAGAGACCATTATCTTCAAACAATTCTTCCAAAACTGGAATTAA